One Littorina saxatilis isolate snail1 linkage group LG14, US_GU_Lsax_2.0, whole genome shotgun sequence genomic region harbors:
- the LOC138946555 gene encoding nociceptin receptor-like, giving the protein MATQGNITETNPTNFTGMDTGDRTTRVLATTTETYLGSGTGTSLLSNRTWFAETITSLPSGVSYLSDTDNVTAFFQPRTENQSVYFSETITPNSSVYWCLNDTALPHDEDFYEFYENARFVTGLILYPCICIPGLMGNFLTLLVLSDRNMRTSTNAFLSALAVADSIKLINDLLYFCTILLLRMDDDVGNRAYGYLYPYAHFIFSMSVCVSSWLTVSVAVERYIMVCHPTKARGVCNRARAVVVCVAVFVVMTTLALPSALRYKTVKCVRRDTHATMLQVELTEMWKNETFVLAYNWFQNLLRSIIPLLVLVVLNTCIVAALRKTRANKKNTSRHRVTLMMIIVILAFLVCITPDAIMSTVFGLGYTEANYLVKGIREFTDTLLAINAATNFIIYCLFNRMFRDSCKSLFCRKTTVSVKKKWQTELDESQYKRLSDGQKSQNNSNNNGSPPKL; this is encoded by the exons ATGGCTACACAGGGCAACATCACCGAGACTAATCCCACTAACTTTACCGGGATGGATACTGGCGACAGAACCACGAGGGTCTTGGCAACCACGACCGAGACTTATCTCGGTTCGGGAACGGGAACGAGTTTGTTGTCTAACCGAACCTGGTTCGCCGAGACGATAACATCATTGCCCTCAGGGGTCTCTTATCTCTCCGACACGGACAACGTCACCGCGTTCTTTCAACCCCGCACAGAGAACCAGAGCGTGTATTTCAGCGAGACAATCACGCCCAACAGTAGCGTGTATTGGTGCCTGAACGACACGGCTCTACCCCACGACGAAGACTTTTACGAGTTCTACGAAAATGCTCGTTTTGTCACGGGGCTCATCCTCTACCCTTGCATCTGCATCCCCGGTCTGATGGGCAACTTTCTTACCCTTCTGGTCCTCTCCGATCGCAACATGAGAACATCCACCAACGCCTTTCTGTCCGCGCTGGCAGTAGCGGACTCCATCAAGCTGATCAACGATCTGCTGTACTTCTGCACTATTTTGCTGCTGCGGATGGATGACGATGTGGGCAACAGGGCCTACGGGTACCTGTATCCCTACGCGCACTTTATTTTCAGCATGTCAGTGTGCGTGTCGTCGTGGTTGACGGTGTCCGTGGCGGTGGAGCGCTACATCATGGTGTGTCACCCGACCAAGGCGAGAGGCGTGTGCAACAGGGCCAGGGCGGTGGTGGTGTGCGTGGCGGTCTTCGTCGTCATGACGACACTGGCGCTGCCGTCAGCTCTCAG ATACAAGACAGTGAAGTGCGTACGGCGCGACACCCACGCCACCATGCTGCAGGTGGAACTAACAGAAATGTGGAAGAACGAAACCTTCGTCCTGGCCTACAACTGGTTCCAGAACCTCCTCCGTTCCATCATCCCTCTCCTCGTCTTGGTCGTCCTCAACACCTGCATCGTGGCGGCCCTCCGGAAGACCCGAGCCAACAAGAAGAACACCTCGCGTCATCGCGTGACGCTGATGATGATCATCGTCATCCTGGCGTTCTTGGTGTGCATCACGCCTGACGCCATCATGTCCACCGTTTTCGGGCTAGGGTACACTGAGGCCAACTACTTGGTCAAGGGCATCCGAGAGTTCACCGACACCCTCCTGGCCATCAACGCCGCGACCAACTTCATCATCTACTGTCTGTTCAACAGGATGTTCCGGGACTCGTGCAAGAGCTTGTTCTGTCGCAAGACGACTGTGTCCGTAAAGAAGAAGTGGCAGACGGAGCTGGATGAATCGCAGTACAAGAGACTGAGCGACGGGCAGAAGTCGCAGAACAATTCCAACAATAATGGATCTCCGCCAAAGTTGTG